From one Streptomyces sp. NBC_01478 genomic stretch:
- a CDS encoding DJ-1/PfpI family protein, with protein sequence MRLSGHKIAVLMESDFYEPEILYYRYRFPEEGAEVHFLSRLWGNEKMTFQGHEHRMPFEVTESFEDLDEFALKEYSAVIVPSGMVADRLRFTEDPKLLPPASQFLRRAFADPAILKGIICHGMWLAAPVQGLMQGRRAVVHNNLLGDLRNMGGEYVDQDVVIHDDLVTGRTGNHCHLFARTIIDLLAARTPAPTGLR encoded by the coding sequence GTGCGACTGTCCGGTCACAAGATCGCCGTCCTGATGGAGAGCGACTTCTACGAGCCCGAGATCCTCTACTACCGCTACCGCTTCCCCGAGGAGGGAGCCGAGGTCCACTTCCTGTCCCGGCTGTGGGGCAACGAGAAGATGACCTTCCAGGGCCATGAGCACCGCATGCCCTTCGAGGTCACCGAGTCCTTCGAGGACCTCGACGAGTTCGCGCTGAAGGAGTACTCCGCGGTCATCGTCCCCTCCGGGATGGTCGCCGACCGGCTGCGGTTCACCGAGGACCCCAAACTGCTGCCGCCCGCCAGCCAGTTCCTGCGCCGAGCGTTCGCCGACCCGGCGATCCTCAAGGGCATCATCTGCCACGGCATGTGGCTGGCCGCGCCCGTGCAGGGTCTGATGCAGGGCAGGCGCGCGGTGGTGCACAACAACCTGCTGGGCGATCTGCGGAACATGGGCGGCGAGTACGTCGACCAGGACGTCGTCATCCACGACGACCTGGTCACCGGCCGCACGGGCAACCACTGCCACCTCTTCGCACGGACCATCATCGACCTGCTCGCAGCCCGGACGCCGGCCCCGACCGGGCTCCGCTGA
- a CDS encoding type 1 glutamine amidotransferase domain-containing protein, protein MSKRILVVLSEYGYWGEELIGPLETFDQAGYHITFATATGKRPHALPPSLDPEYVDPPLGRSVTTPETAAKVRKVEASDRLDNPLDLSSWLPDRPYRSKPYFLRDWEAYNSRLEQVRSQIADRYDALLIVGGSGPIVDLANNWRVHDLILAFHALDRPIAAECYGVACLAFARDQETRVSLIRGKHVTGHCIEYDYKDGTGFLGTDFVMGPPPYPLEYILRDATAPGGAYHGNFGKTTSVIVDYPFITGRSTPDSYLTGQKTVEVLEEGLRQWGFTATA, encoded by the coding sequence ATGAGCAAGCGCATTCTGGTCGTCCTGTCCGAATACGGTTACTGGGGCGAGGAGTTGATCGGCCCCCTGGAGACCTTCGACCAGGCCGGCTACCACATCACCTTCGCCACCGCCACCGGCAAGCGCCCGCACGCGCTGCCGCCGAGCCTGGACCCCGAGTACGTCGACCCGCCGCTCGGCCGCTCCGTCACCACCCCCGAGACGGCCGCCAAGGTGCGGAAGGTCGAGGCCTCCGACCGGCTCGACAACCCGCTCGACCTGTCGTCCTGGCTGCCCGACCGGCCCTACCGGTCCAAGCCGTACTTCCTGCGCGACTGGGAGGCCTACAACTCCCGCCTGGAGCAGGTGCGTTCACAGATCGCCGACCGCTACGACGCGCTGCTGATCGTCGGCGGCAGCGGACCGATCGTCGACCTCGCCAACAACTGGCGCGTCCACGACCTGATCCTCGCCTTCCACGCCCTGGACCGGCCGATCGCCGCCGAGTGCTACGGCGTCGCCTGCCTCGCCTTCGCCCGCGACCAGGAGACCCGCGTCTCCCTCATCCGCGGCAAGCACGTCACCGGCCACTGCATCGAGTACGACTACAAGGACGGCACCGGCTTCCTCGGCACCGACTTCGTGATGGGTCCCCCGCCGTACCCGCTGGAGTACATCCTGCGCGACGCCACCGCACCCGGCGGCGCCTACCACGGGAACTTCGGCAAGACGACCTCCGTCATCGTCGACTACCCGTTCATCACGGGCCGTTCGACGCCCGACTCCTACCTGACCGGACAGAAGACCGTCGAGGTCCTCGAAGAGGGCCTGCGGCAGTGGGGGTTCACGGCGACCGCCTGA
- a CDS encoding thiamine pyrophosphate-binding protein — translation MDSRPARIALLEQLQAEGVRFMFGNPGTVEQGFLDELRSFPSIQYILALQECTAVGMADGYARATRTPAVLQLHSGVGLGNGIGMLYQAMRGHAPIVTLVGESGLRYDSMDAQMAADLVGMAKPVTKWATRVVDPDSTLRVLRRAFKVAATPPYGPVLVVLPADVMDRDTAEPVLPVSYPETRSLPTPDTVAKAAALLADARKPIVIAGDGVHFAGAQAELGKLAEVWGADVYGADWAEVNLSVEHPAYAGQLGHMFGEQSRKITGSADGVLVVGTYALPEVYPALDGVFGAGVPVVHIDLDSGAIAKNHPVDLGIVADPKATLGLLAEALGREMGLGRRTAAVERLRRHAAQRAAALAKADERAEAAAEALELPTIALAKEFARRLPADAILFDEALTASPEIFRRLAPTVPGQWMETRGGSLGVGIPGALGAQLAHPDRTVVGFTGDGGSMYTFQALWTAARYGLPTKFVICNNGRYKLLEYNIEEYWREQHIPAHEQPEIFDLSSPAVDFVSLAGSLGVAALRVEKPGQAEEAVAQALAHRGPFLIDLVTAKGKG, via the coding sequence ATGGACAGCAGGCCCGCGCGGATCGCGCTGCTCGAACAACTGCAGGCCGAAGGGGTCCGGTTCATGTTCGGCAACCCCGGCACGGTCGAGCAGGGGTTCCTCGACGAACTGCGCTCCTTCCCCTCGATCCAGTACATCCTGGCCCTCCAGGAGTGCACGGCCGTCGGCATGGCGGACGGCTACGCACGCGCCACCCGCACCCCGGCGGTCCTGCAACTCCACTCCGGAGTCGGGCTCGGCAACGGCATCGGCATGCTCTACCAGGCGATGCGCGGCCACGCCCCGATCGTCACCCTGGTCGGCGAGTCCGGACTGCGCTACGACAGCATGGACGCGCAGATGGCCGCCGACCTGGTCGGCATGGCCAAACCGGTGACCAAGTGGGCCACCCGCGTGGTCGATCCCGACTCCACGCTGCGCGTCCTGCGCCGCGCCTTCAAGGTCGCCGCGACCCCGCCGTACGGCCCGGTGCTGGTCGTGCTGCCCGCCGACGTCATGGACCGCGACACCGCCGAACCGGTGCTGCCCGTGTCCTACCCGGAGACCCGCAGCCTGCCGACCCCGGACACCGTGGCGAAGGCCGCGGCCCTGCTCGCCGACGCCCGCAAGCCGATCGTCATCGCCGGTGACGGTGTCCACTTCGCGGGCGCCCAGGCCGAGTTGGGGAAGCTGGCCGAGGTGTGGGGCGCCGACGTGTACGGCGCGGACTGGGCCGAGGTCAACCTCTCCGTCGAACACCCCGCCTACGCGGGCCAGTTGGGCCACATGTTCGGCGAGCAGAGCCGGAAGATCACCGGCTCGGCCGACGGTGTCCTCGTCGTGGGCACCTACGCGCTGCCCGAGGTGTACCCGGCCCTCGACGGTGTCTTCGGGGCGGGCGTCCCGGTCGTGCACATCGACCTGGACTCCGGCGCGATCGCCAAGAACCACCCCGTCGACCTCGGCATCGTCGCCGACCCGAAGGCCACCCTGGGTCTCCTCGCCGAGGCACTGGGCCGGGAGATGGGCCTGGGCCGGCGGACCGCGGCGGTCGAGCGGCTGCGCCGGCACGCCGCGCAGCGCGCGGCCGCCCTCGCCAAGGCCGACGAGCGGGCCGAGGCCGCGGCCGAGGCCCTGGAACTGCCCACCATCGCCCTCGCCAAGGAGTTCGCCCGCCGGCTGCCGGCGGACGCGATCCTCTTCGACGAGGCGCTGACCGCGTCCCCGGAGATCTTCCGCCGGCTCGCGCCGACCGTGCCGGGCCAGTGGATGGAGACCCGCGGCGGCTCCCTGGGCGTCGGCATCCCCGGCGCGCTGGGCGCCCAACTCGCCCACCCCGACCGCACGGTGGTCGGCTTCACCGGCGACGGCGGCAGCATGTACACCTTCCAGGCCCTGTGGACGGCGGCCCGCTACGGCCTCCCCACCAAGTTCGTCATCTGCAACAACGGCCGCTACAAGCTCCTCGAGTACAACATCGAGGAGTACTGGCGGGAGCAGCACATCCCCGCCCACGAACAGCCCGAGATCTTCGACCTGAGCAGCCCGGCCGTCGACTTCGTCTCCCTCGCCGGCTCGCTCGGCGTGGCCGCCCTCCGGGTCGAGAAGCCCGGGCAGGCGGAGGAGGCGGTCGCCCAGGCGCTCGCGCACCGCGGGCCGTTCCTCATCGACCTGGTCACCGCGAAGGGGAAGGGGTAG